Proteins encoded in a region of the Cataglyphis hispanica isolate Lineage 1 unplaced genomic scaffold, ULB_Chis1_1.0 scaffold188_size2279, whole genome shotgun sequence genome:
- the LOC126858648 gene encoding uncharacterized protein LOC126858648 yields MLQFLLHEKMYAMNSFFKKKPQRKWTWHSPDDPIQYQQHIDRSLGYLKEVKTEEINIDELSKEITHTLKMAQEKFTSKDKTNKGKLSKNTKDLMTQRRVLRENPTQNQPALKQLNKNISKAVRKDIRKYNTDEIIRVIEKNKGIKILNKNLYDTKRSVCRLMDQQGNVTSNKEEILKVVEHFYKTLYRERNLEEEHARIPHIQNQGSEDIPEVTISEVENTLASMKNNRAPGEDQIIIEAIKVSGKSMMCALQKLFNACISKGITPTQWNNAVIILIHKKGDIANLTNYRPISLLSHIYKLFMKIITQRLTPKLDFYQPREQAGFRKDYGTNDHLR; encoded by the exons ACGAGAAAATGTATGCCATGAATTCCTTCTTCAAGAAGAAGCCCCAGAGGAAATGGACATGGCACAGCCCCGACG ACCCCATACAGTACCAACAGCACATCGACCGAAGCTTAGGTTACCTTAAGGAGGTAAAGACAGAAGAAATCAACATTGATGAACTTAGTAAAGAAATCACGCACACATTAAAGATGGCCCAAGAAAAATTTACCtctaaagataaaacaaaCAAGGGAAAACTAAGCAAGAACACCAAGGATCTCATGACACAGAGAAGAGTACTAAGAGAAAATCCCACCCAAAACCAACCTGCATTAAAACaactaaacaaaaatatctcaaaggCTGTAAGGAAGGATATACGTAAATACAATACGGATGAAATCATTAGGgtgatagagaaaaataaaggtATAAAAATCCtaaacaaaaatctttatgATACTAAGAGGAGTGTCTGCAGACTAATGGATCAGCAGGGTAATGTAACatcaaataaagaagaaatccTAAAAGTTGTTGAACACTTTTACAAAACCCTCTACAGAGAGCGAAACTTGGAAGAAGAACATGCGCGAATCCCTCATATCCAAAATCAAGGATCAGAAGACATCCCTGAAGTAACCATAAGCGAAGTAGAAAATACCCTTGCCTCCATGAAGAATAACAGGGCACCTGGTGAAGaccaaataataatagaggCCATTAAAGTCAGTGGAAAATCTATGATGTGCGCCttacaaaaattgttcaaTGCATGCATCTCCAAAGGGATCACACCTACCCAGTGGAATAATGCCGTCATCATTCTCATCCACAAGAAAGGAGATATTGCCAATCTTACCAACTACCGGCCTATTAGTCTGTTGTCCCAcatttataagttatttatgAAGATTATTACACAACGACTAACACCAAAGTTGGACTTCTATCAGCCAAGGGAACAGGCGGGCTTCAGAAAAGACTACGGAACAAATGATCACCTGCGTTAA